A single window of Gavia stellata isolate bGavSte3 chromosome 14, bGavSte3.hap2, whole genome shotgun sequence DNA harbors:
- the C1GALT1C1 gene encoding C1GALT1-specific chaperone 1 → MISESSSFVKGVVLGGAFCMLVTLLGHIKVGHGTKAHHHEHHHIQAPNKEDVLNLSEGERMEFSKSIRVYCIILVKPKDLGHWAAVKETWSKHCDKVEFYSSENVKVFDSVPLNTNDMWVMMRKAYKITYERYKDEFSWFFLAYPTTFAIIENLKYFLLKKDPSQPFYIGHTVKSGDLEYVDGEGGIVLSIESLRRLSHILEDSDKCPEQGSMIWKLAEDKQLAICLKYTGVFAENAEDSEGKDVFNTKSVGALIKEAMSTHPQQVVDGCCSDMAITFSGLAPNHMHVMMYGVYRLRPYGHTYSDALVFLPPAGSDND, encoded by the coding sequence ATGATTTCTGAAAGCAGCTCCTTCGTGAAGGGTGTGGTGCTGGGGGGAGCCTTCTGCATGCTGGTGACGCTCCTCGGACATATTAAGGTGGGCCACGGGACTAAAGCACATCACCACGAGCACCATCACATTCAGGCTCCCAACAAAGAAGATGTCTTAAACCTTTCGGAAGGTGAACGCATGGAGTTCAGTAAAAGCATCCGTGTTTATTGTATCATCCTTGTGAAACCGAAAGATTTGGGGCACTGGGCTGCAGTGAAAGAGACGTGGAGCAAGCACTGTGACAAGGTGGAATTCTACAGCTCTGAAAATGTCAAAGTGTTTGATTCTGTACCCCTCAACACAAATGATATGTGGGTGATGATGAGAAAAGCTTACAAGATAACATACGAACGCTATAAAGATGAATTCAGCTGGTTCTTCCTTGCATATCCAACAACATTTGCTATTATTGAAAATCTCAAGtatttcttactgaaaaaagaCCCCTCACAGCCTTTTTATATAGGCCATACTGTGAAATCTGGTGACCTTGAGTATGTAGATGGTGAGGGAGGAATCGTCTTAAGCATTGAATCACTAAGACGACTCTCCCATATTCTTGAAGACTCTGACAAGTGTCCGGAGCAGGGAAGTATGATTtggaaacttgctgaggatAAACAGCTAGCAATCTGCCTGAAGTATACCGGAGTGTTTGCCGAAAACGCGGAAgattcagaaggaaaagacGTCTTTAACACTAAATCAGTCGGTGCTCTCATTAAGGAAGCAATGTCTACTCACCCTCAGCAGGTGGTGGACGGCTGCTGCTCCGACATGGCCATCACATTCAGCGGACTGGCCCCGAACCACATGCACGTGATGATGTACGGTGTGTACAGGCTGAGACCCTACGGCCACACATACAGTGATGCACTGGTCTTCCTTCCGCCTGCAGGCTCAGACAATGACTGA